In the genome of Loxodonta africana isolate mLoxAfr1 chromosome 16, mLoxAfr1.hap2, whole genome shotgun sequence, one region contains:
- the ADRB1 gene encoding beta-1 adrenergic receptor codes for MGAGALALGASEPCNLSSAAPLPEGAATAARLLVPASPSPSLVPPVSEGPAPLSQQWTAGMGLLMALIVLLIVAGNVLVIVAIAKTPRLQTLTNLFIMSLASADLVMGLLVVPFGATIVVWGRWEYGSFFCELWTSVDVLCVTASIETLCVIALDRYLAITSPFRYESLLTRARARVLVCTVWAISALVSFLPILMHWWRDKGEEALRCYEDPKCCDFVTNRAYAIASSVVSFYVPLCIMAFVYLRVFREAQKQVKKIDSCERRFLGGPARQPSPAPSPTPPRAPAPVANGRAGKRRPSRLVALREQKALKTLGIIMGVFTLCWLPFFLANVVKAFHRDLVPDRLFVFFNWLGYANSAFNPIIYCRSPDFRKAFQRLLCYARRDARGCHAAPGDRPRAPGCLAVAGPPPSPGADDDDDDDVGAAPPASLLEPWAGCNGGAVADSDSSLDEPTRRGSGSESKV; via the coding sequence ATGGGCGCGGGGGCGCTCGCCCTGGGCGCCTCCGAGCCCTGCAACCTGTCGTCGGCTGCTCCGCTTCCCGAAGGCGCGGCCACAGCCGCGAGACTGCTGGTGCCGGCATCGCCGTCCCCCTCTTTGGTGCCCCCAGTGAGCGAAGGCCCCGCACCGCTGTCGCAGCAGTGGACGGCCGGCATGGGCCTACTGATGGCGCTCATCGTGCTGCTCATCGTGGCGGGCAACGTGCTGGTGATCGTGGCCATCGCCAAGACGCCGCGGCTGCAGACGCTCACCAACCTCTTCATCATGTCCCTGGCCAGCGCCGACCTGGTCATGGGGCTGCTGGTGGTGCCGTTCGGGGCCACCATCGTGGTGTGGGGCCGCTGGGAGTACGGCTCCTTCTTCTGCGAACTTTGGACCTCGGTGGACGTGCTATGTGTGACGGCCAGCATCGAGACCCTGTGTGTCATCGCCCTGGACCGCTACCTCGCCATCACGTCCCCCTTCCGCTATGAGAGTCTGCTGACCCGCGCGCGGGCGCGGGTCCTCGTCTGCACCGTGTGGGCCATCTCGGCCCTGGTATCCTTCCTGCCCATTCTCATGCACTGGTGGCGGGACAAGGGCGAAGAGGCGCTCCGCTGCTATGAGGACCCCAAGTGCTGCGACTTCGTCACCAACCGGGCCTACGCTATCGCCTCGTCCGTCGTCTCCTTCTACGTGCCCCTGTGCATCATGGCTTTCGTGTACCTGCGGGTGTTCCGCGAGGCCCAGAAGCAGGTGAAGAAGATCGACAGCTGCGAGCGCCGCTTCCTCGGCGGCCCCGCGCGGCAGCCCTCGCCCGCGCCCTCTCCGACCCCTCCGCGCGCCCCTGCCCCGGTGGCCAACGGCCGCGCCGGCAAGCGGCGGCCCTCGCGCCTCGTGGCCCTCCGCGAGCAGAAGGCGCTCAAGACCCTGGGCATCATCATGGGCGTGTTCACGCTCTGCTGGCTGCCCTTCTTCCTAGCGAACGTGGTGAAGGCCTTCCACCGCGACCTGGTGCCCGACCGCCTCTTCGTCTTCTTCAACTGGCTGGGCTACGCCAACTCGGCCTTCAACCCCATCATCTACTGCCGCAGCCCCGACTTCCGCAAGGCCTTCCAGCGCCTGCTCTGCTACGCGCGCCGGGACGCCCGGGGCTGCCATGCGGCCCCCGGCGACCGGCCGCGCGCCCCGGGCTGCCTGGCTGTGGCCGGGCCGCCACCGTCGCCCGGGGCCGACGACGACGACGACGACGACGTTGGGGCCGCACCGCCCGCGAGCCTGCTGGAGCCCTGGGCCGGCTGCAACGGCGGGGCGGTGGCGGACAGCGACTCGAGCCTGGACGAGCCGACCCGCCGGGGCTCCGGCTCGGAATCCAAAGTGTAG